In a genomic window of Candidatus Hadarchaeales archaeon:
- the dapA gene encoding 4-hydroxy-tetrahydrodipicolinate synthase produces the protein MFEGVLTAMVTPFLENGELNEEGLKKNVEFQIRSGIDGLVPVGTTGECSTLSYEEHLRVVEIVVEAAGGRVPVIAGTGSNSTREALMLTREAKERGADGALVVVPYYNRPTQEGLYQHFKRLAEEVDIPQILYNIPSRTGVNLAPETVAKLAKLKNVVGIKEASGNFDQISKIIELTKGEDFMVTSGNDSHTLPMMALGAVGVISVASNLVPSQMVRMVRAFREGRVEDARRIHYELSPLFEALFLETNPCPVKEAMEMVGLPAGPPRLPLVRVGEGTRKRLREVLSGLGLLK, from the coding sequence ATGTTTGAGGGTGTGCTCACGGCAATGGTTACCCCTTTCCTCGAGAACGGGGAGCTGAACGAGGAGGGTCTGAAGAAGAATGTGGAGTTCCAGATAAGGAGCGGAATAGACGGCCTCGTGCCGGTGGGGACCACGGGGGAATGCTCCACCCTGAGTTACGAAGAACACCTAAGGGTGGTGGAGATAGTGGTGGAGGCGGCAGGGGGAAGGGTACCCGTGATCGCGGGGACGGGGAGCAACAGCACGAGGGAGGCCCTCATGCTCACGCGGGAAGCCAAGGAGAGGGGAGCCGATGGGGCACTGGTGGTGGTCCCCTACTACAACAGGCCGACGCAGGAAGGTCTTTACCAGCACTTCAAGCGCCTGGCCGAAGAGGTGGATATACCCCAAATCCTCTACAACATTCCTTCCAGGACGGGCGTGAACCTAGCCCCCGAAACCGTGGCCAAGCTGGCCAAGCTGAAGAACGTGGTGGGGATAAAGGAAGCCAGCGGAAACTTCGACCAGATCTCCAAGATCATAGAGCTAACGAAGGGGGAGGACTTCATGGTGACCTCCGGAAACGATTCCCACACCCTACCCATGATGGCCCTTGGGGCCGTGGGAGTAATCTCCGTGGCTTCCAACCTCGTTCCCTCCCAAATGGTGAGGATGGTGAGGGCCTTCAGGGAAGGGAGGGTGGAAGATGCCAGGAGGATCCACTACGAACTTTCTCCCCTCTTCGAAGCCCTTTTCCTCGAAACCAATCCGTGCCCCGTGAAGGAAGCCATGGAAATGGTGGGTCTCCCAGCCGGTCCCCCCCGCCTTCCCCTCGTAAGGGTGGGAGAGGGAACTAGGAAGAGATTGAGGGAAGTTCTTTCGGGTTTAGGACTCCTTAAGTAA
- a CDS encoding V-type ATP synthase subunit A, which translates to MGKIVRITGPVVLADDMRGSGMYELVRVGEEGLMGEIIGLQGERAIIQVYEETSGLKPGEKVERTGRPLSVELGPGLIGTIYDGVQRPLTEISKRVGEMVKRGIYVPALDREKKWEFEPRVKKGDEVVEGDVVGVVKETELVEHRILVPPGMRGRVVEVSEGKHTVEETVVRVEGPKGEEEVKLMQLWPVRKPRPYKEKLDPREPLLIGQRIADTFFPIAKGGTGAIPGGFGTGKTVFLHQVAKWADANIVVYVGCGERGNEMCDVLVHFPELRDPRTGRPLMERTVLIANTSNMPVAAREASVYTGITLGEYFRDMGYDVALMADSTSRWAEAMREISGRLEEMPGEEGFPAYLASRLAEFYERAGWVKTLGSEERYGSLTVLGAVSPPGGDLSEPVSTNTLRIVKVFWALDTALAYRRHFPAINWLTSYSLYVDGVEEWWRKRLGEDWKALRAEAMALLQKEAELEEIVKLIGADALPEPERAVLESARMIRENFLQQFAFDEVDSHCPPEKQLGMLKLLLRFYRKCMEAAREGISVTEIRKLPVREELARMKKLPLAEFKKVEKELERKIDEQFEGLRRGKG; encoded by the coding sequence TTGGGCAAGATAGTGAGGATCACGGGTCCTGTGGTTCTGGCCGACGACATGAGGGGATCGGGGATGTACGAGCTCGTCAGGGTGGGAGAGGAGGGTCTCATGGGTGAAATCATAGGACTGCAGGGCGAGAGGGCCATCATCCAGGTCTATGAGGAAACCTCGGGGCTGAAACCGGGAGAAAAGGTGGAGAGGACGGGAAGACCCCTCTCGGTCGAGCTCGGTCCTGGACTGATAGGTACCATCTACGATGGGGTACAACGACCCCTCACGGAAATAAGTAAGAGGGTGGGCGAGATGGTGAAAAGGGGAATTTACGTCCCCGCCCTGGACAGGGAGAAAAAATGGGAGTTTGAGCCGAGGGTAAAGAAAGGGGATGAGGTGGTGGAGGGGGACGTGGTGGGGGTGGTGAAGGAAACCGAACTGGTGGAGCACCGCATCCTCGTCCCCCCGGGGATGAGGGGAAGGGTGGTGGAAGTGAGCGAGGGAAAACACACGGTGGAGGAGACGGTGGTGAGGGTGGAGGGACCGAAGGGGGAGGAGGAAGTGAAACTGATGCAGCTCTGGCCCGTTCGTAAGCCTAGGCCCTATAAGGAAAAGCTGGATCCGAGGGAACCCCTCCTCATAGGGCAGCGCATAGCGGACACCTTTTTCCCCATAGCCAAGGGGGGAACGGGAGCCATCCCTGGAGGCTTTGGGACGGGGAAGACCGTTTTCCTCCATCAGGTGGCCAAGTGGGCCGACGCCAACATCGTGGTTTACGTGGGGTGTGGGGAGAGGGGAAACGAGATGTGCGATGTGTTGGTACACTTCCCGGAGCTGAGGGATCCGCGTACGGGTAGGCCCCTGATGGAGCGTACGGTGCTCATAGCCAACACCTCCAACATGCCCGTGGCGGCCAGGGAGGCCAGCGTCTACACGGGCATCACCTTGGGCGAGTACTTCAGGGACATGGGATACGATGTGGCCCTCATGGCCGACTCCACCTCCCGCTGGGCTGAGGCCATGAGGGAGATCTCGGGGAGGTTGGAGGAGATGCCCGGGGAGGAGGGCTTCCCGGCCTACCTTGCCTCCAGGCTGGCGGAGTTCTACGAGAGGGCGGGATGGGTGAAGACCCTGGGGAGCGAGGAGAGGTATGGCTCCCTCACGGTATTGGGGGCGGTCTCGCCACCGGGAGGTGACCTCTCCGAGCCCGTTTCCACCAATACCCTCAGGATCGTGAAGGTTTTCTGGGCCCTCGACACCGCCCTCGCCTACCGCCGTCACTTCCCCGCCATCAACTGGCTCACCAGCTATTCCCTCTACGTGGATGGCGTGGAAGAGTGGTGGAGGAAGAGGCTAGGGGAGGACTGGAAAGCCTTGAGGGCGGAAGCCATGGCCCTCCTCCAGAAGGAGGCGGAGTTGGAGGAGATCGTGAAGTTGATAGGGGCGGATGCCCTTCCGGAGCCGGAGAGGGCCGTCCTCGAATCCGCCAGGATGATCAGGGAGAACTTCCTGCAACAATTCGCCTTCGATGAGGTGGACAGCCACTGTCCGCCGGAGAAGCAGCTCGGAATGCTCAAGCTCCTGCTGAGGTTCTACCGGAAATGCATGGAGGCCGCAAGGGAGGGAATTTCCGTGACCGAGATAAGGAAGTTGCCGGTGAGGGAGGAACTCGCAAGGATGAAGAAACTCCCCCTTGCGGAGTTCAAGAAGGTGGAAAAGGAACTGGAGAGGAAAATAGATGAACAGTTCGAGGGATTGAGGAGGGGTAAGGGTTGA
- a CDS encoding V-type ATP synthase subunit B translates to MKGESKGLEYLSIKEVSGPLLVVEGVRGVAYGEVVEIITPTGERRRGQVLDARENLAVVQVYEGTGGIDTSKTKVRFTGETVKFGVGMDLVGRIFNGRGEPIDGGPKPIPEDEWDVHGAPLNPAAREYPSEFIQTGISAIDGMNTLVRGQKLPIFSGSGLPHNELAAQVARQAKVLGEEEKFAVVFCGMGITHEDASFFIRDFERTGALERAVVFLNLANDPAIERILTPRLGLTTAEYLAFVQGMHVLVILLDMTNYAEALRELSAARSEVPGRRGYPGYMYTDLATIYERAGRVKGKSGSVTQMPILTMPGDDITHPVPDLSGYITEGQLVMERELHRKGIYPPINVLPSLSRLMKDGIGKGKTREDHSDVSNQLYAAYAEGRDLRALVAVVGEEALTERDKKYLEFADAFERRFVNQGRDEDRSIEKTLDLGWELLSMLPEDELTRVDPKFISKYLHRKAA, encoded by the coding sequence TTGAAGGGTGAAAGCAAGGGTCTGGAGTATCTTTCGATAAAGGAGGTATCCGGTCCTCTCCTGGTGGTGGAGGGAGTGAGGGGGGTGGCCTATGGGGAGGTGGTGGAGATCATTACCCCCACCGGGGAAAGGAGGAGGGGACAGGTTTTGGATGCCAGGGAGAACCTCGCGGTGGTGCAGGTTTATGAGGGGACGGGAGGAATAGACACCTCCAAGACGAAGGTGAGGTTCACGGGAGAAACCGTCAAGTTTGGAGTGGGAATGGATCTGGTTGGAAGGATCTTCAACGGAAGGGGGGAACCCATAGATGGAGGACCCAAGCCCATTCCCGAAGATGAATGGGATGTCCACGGGGCCCCCCTCAATCCAGCCGCGAGGGAATACCCATCCGAATTCATCCAGACGGGGATTTCGGCCATAGATGGGATGAACACCCTCGTGAGGGGACAGAAGCTTCCCATCTTTTCGGGCTCCGGTCTCCCCCACAACGAACTGGCTGCCCAAGTGGCGAGGCAGGCAAAGGTGCTGGGGGAGGAAGAGAAGTTCGCGGTGGTCTTCTGCGGCATGGGCATCACCCATGAAGATGCCTCCTTCTTCATCAGGGACTTCGAGAGGACGGGCGCCCTCGAGAGGGCCGTGGTCTTCCTGAACCTGGCCAACGACCCCGCCATAGAACGCATCCTCACCCCCAGACTCGGTCTCACCACGGCAGAATACCTGGCCTTTGTGCAGGGGATGCACGTCCTGGTAATCCTGCTGGACATGACCAACTACGCGGAAGCCCTGAGGGAGCTCTCCGCTGCGAGGAGCGAGGTCCCGGGCAGGAGGGGCTATCCCGGCTACATGTACACGGACCTTGCCACCATCTACGAGAGGGCTGGGAGGGTGAAGGGAAAGAGCGGTTCCGTGACCCAAATGCCCATCCTCACGATGCCCGGAGACGACATCACCCATCCCGTCCCCGATCTCTCGGGCTACATCACGGAAGGACAGCTCGTGATGGAGAGGGAACTCCATCGAAAGGGGATCTATCCACCCATCAACGTCCTTCCCTCCCTTTCCAGGCTCATGAAGGATGGAATAGGGAAGGGAAAAACGAGGGAAGACCACTCGGATGTTTCCAACCAGCTCTATGCTGCCTATGCCGAAGGCAGGGACTTGAGGGCCCTCGTGGCGGTGGTGGGGGAGGAAGCCCTCACGGAGAGGGACAAGAAGTACTTGGAGTTCGCCGATGCCTTCGAACGCAGGTTCGTGAACCAAGGGAGGGACGAGGACCGATCCATAGAGAAGACGCTGGACCTGGGTTGGGAGCTGCTCAGCATGCTTCCCGAGGATGAGCTCACGAGGGTGGATCCCAAGTTCATCTCCAAGTACTTGCACAGGAAGGCTGCATAG
- a CDS encoding DUF61 family protein, which yields MEEVLKAELAKLNSPFPKERISLRQALSSERPGVPLTNGDFLVFKREELELLAKLVPEEERELLRLPILLVLDPGLGRGAVRIGEKLGARAIGKLLGKEVGGGELVIYRPELLEVRRKLPTTTHYLFLP from the coding sequence GTGGAGGAAGTACTCAAGGCTGAGCTGGCCAAGCTCAATTCCCCCTTTCCGAAGGAAAGGATTTCCCTCAGGCAAGCCCTTTCCAGCGAGAGGCCGGGTGTTCCCCTGACCAACGGGGATTTCCTAGTTTTCAAAAGGGAGGAGCTGGAGCTCCTCGCCAAACTGGTTCCGGAGGAGGAGAGGGAACTCCTGAGACTCCCCATCCTCCTAGTCCTGGATCCGGGCTTGGGTAGGGGGGCGGTGAGGATAGGGGAGAAACTGGGGGCAAGGGCGATAGGGAAGCTGCTGGGGAAGGAGGTGGGGGGTGGGGAACTGGTCATCTATCGTCCTGAGCTCTTGGAAGTGAGGAGAAAGCTTCCCACCACCACCCATTACCTCTTCCTTCCATGA
- a CDS encoding V-type ATP synthase subunit D: protein MALSPTRMELLKLRRRIALAKRGHDLLREKMDALVMEFFEVLRKVYEAREKAFEQLARAHLSLSACMAVWGTAETEQAAREARKEVGLETSLRYIMGVPVPMVEMGETVRNAFGRGYSLHPSPSLLDRASEDFERALKLLVEVAELEEAARALAWELERTRRRVNALEYILIPRLEAALKFIAMRLDEMEREHFFRLKRIKAMLERREGGGGSTQG from the coding sequence ATGGCCCTCTCTCCCACCAGGATGGAGCTTCTCAAGCTGAGGAGGAGGATAGCCCTAGCCAAGAGAGGCCACGATCTCCTCAGGGAAAAAATGGATGCTCTGGTGATGGAGTTCTTCGAGGTTCTGAGAAAGGTATACGAGGCGAGGGAGAAGGCCTTCGAGCAACTGGCCAGGGCCCATCTTTCCCTTTCCGCCTGCATGGCGGTCTGGGGAACGGCCGAGACCGAACAGGCGGCAAGGGAAGCGAGGAAGGAAGTGGGCCTGGAAACCTCCCTGAGGTACATCATGGGGGTACCCGTGCCCATGGTGGAAATGGGTGAAACGGTGCGCAACGCTTTTGGGAGAGGATATTCCCTCCATCCTTCCCCCTCCCTTCTGGATAGGGCTTCGGAGGACTTCGAGAGGGCCCTCAAGCTCTTGGTGGAGGTGGCAGAACTCGAGGAAGCCGCTAGGGCCCTGGCTTGGGAACTGGAGAGGACGAGGAGGAGGGTCAACGCCTTGGAGTATATCCTCATCCCGAGACTGGAGGCGGCACTCAAGTTCATAGCGATGAGGCTGGACGAAATGGAAAGGGAGCACTTCTTCAGGTTGAAGAGGATTAAGGCCATGCTCGAGAGGAGGGAGGGAGGTGGAGGAAGTACTCAAGGCTGA
- a CDS encoding V-type ATP synthase subunit F: protein MRREVVVVGERETVVGFALAGVSRVYLHSSKEETLKLLRDLLKEEKVGLILLTHRVAEELGEEFERMVREKGPFPMVLRIPDGRGYRPERDELEEMVKRTVGAEVVLRREEE from the coding sequence TTGAGGCGTGAAGTGGTCGTGGTGGGGGAAAGGGAGACGGTGGTGGGCTTCGCCCTGGCTGGGGTGAGCAGGGTGTATCTCCACTCCTCCAAGGAAGAGACCCTTAAGCTCCTCAGGGATTTGCTTAAGGAGGAGAAGGTGGGTCTCATCCTCCTCACCCACAGGGTGGCGGAGGAGCTGGGGGAGGAGTTTGAGAGGATGGTGAGGGAAAAGGGTCCTTTTCCGATGGTGCTCAGGATCCCGGATGGAAGGGGCTACCGTCCCGAAAGGGATGAGCTGGAGGAAATGGTCAAGAGAACGGTGGGGGCGGAGGTGGTGCTGAGGAGGGAAGAGGAATGA
- a CDS encoding V-type ATPase subunit gives MLAVPLLVFFLVGFFFLLVILHARRTVGYLYCNAVVSTWEAKLFPEARLLELAEVQRFEELRSSLGEAGYPLPESMDPMELERSLLEVSSGRLAELLGMVPEERRETVRRILARMEVWNLKAILTSLHLKESKEERRKRLLPCPTLPKERLEFLASAETLEQLLEFLKESEYYGVLSSALEEYGREGLSPLLFALDRHYYSRLWEEVVGKKAQRSVLVPLVGFEIDSLNLRLILRLKREGVPPERIDALVIRLRPPYQLGEELLKALISAEDLRTCVELLSHTPYGRILSPLLPQLEAGDLFPLERALEEEHLRLCRWASLTKPFTLAPIYSYVRRKEVEVRNLHLLLRLKLEGAPPERIKELLVRVPGLEA, from the coding sequence ATGCTCGCCGTTCCCCTCCTCGTTTTCTTCCTCGTGGGTTTCTTCTTCCTCCTGGTCATCCTACACGCCAGGAGGACGGTCGGATACCTCTACTGCAATGCGGTGGTGAGTACTTGGGAGGCCAAACTCTTCCCCGAGGCCCGACTGTTGGAGCTGGCGGAAGTTCAAAGGTTCGAGGAGCTCAGGTCCTCCTTGGGTGAGGCGGGTTATCCCCTCCCCGAGAGCATGGATCCGATGGAACTGGAGAGGTCCCTCCTCGAGGTCTCCAGCGGTAGGCTGGCGGAACTCCTGGGAATGGTGCCGGAGGAAAGGAGGGAGACCGTACGCAGGATCTTGGCCAGAATGGAGGTTTGGAACCTGAAGGCCATCCTCACTTCCCTCCATCTGAAGGAATCCAAGGAGGAGAGGAGGAAGCGCCTCCTCCCCTGTCCCACCCTCCCCAAAGAAAGATTGGAGTTCCTCGCTTCCGCCGAGACCCTAGAACAGTTGCTGGAATTCCTGAAGGAGAGCGAGTATTACGGGGTGCTCTCCTCCGCCCTGGAGGAATATGGGAGGGAAGGTCTCTCCCCCCTCCTCTTCGCCCTCGACCGTCACTATTATTCGCGCCTTTGGGAGGAGGTGGTGGGGAAGAAGGCGCAGAGGTCCGTTCTGGTTCCCCTCGTGGGTTTCGAGATAGATTCCCTCAACCTCAGGCTCATCCTCAGACTGAAGAGGGAAGGGGTTCCACCGGAAAGGATAGATGCCCTCGTAATACGCCTCCGTCCACCCTACCAGCTCGGGGAGGAACTCTTGAAGGCCCTCATCTCCGCCGAGGACCTCAGGACCTGTGTGGAGCTCCTCTCCCACACCCCCTACGGAAGGATCCTCTCCCCCCTCCTCCCCCAGCTGGAGGCGGGGGACCTCTTCCCGCTGGAAAGGGCGCTGGAGGAGGAACACCTCAGGCTCTGCAGATGGGCCTCCCTCACCAAACCCTTCACGCTTGCCCCCATCTATTCGTACGTGAGGAGGAAGGAGGTGGAGGTGAGGAACCTCCATCTCCTGCTCAGGCTCAAACTGGAGGGGGCGCCACCCGAACGCATAAAGGAACTGCTCGTGAGGGTGCCTGGACTTGAGGCGTGA
- a CDS encoding V-type ATP synthase subunit E family protein translates to MAERGAQLIAQDILGEARKRAEEILERARKEASSLLEMAEGEGRREGEEELGRMREKARQQYEERVAKGRVEGRKEILKKKEELIEEVFRKAEERLRKYVSSKEYERDLVELTVRACKGLGSTEVVVEANERDLRRLKEREEELVRRLEGVRLSFGGPLETLGGIRLRSKDGRIELDETLENRMRRERETLRVRVAKLLFEGS, encoded by the coding sequence ATGGCGGAGAGGGGGGCCCAGCTGATAGCCCAGGATATCTTGGGTGAGGCCAGAAAGAGGGCCGAGGAGATTCTGGAAAGGGCTAGGAAGGAAGCCTCCTCCCTGCTGGAGATGGCTGAAGGGGAGGGAAGGAGGGAAGGGGAGGAAGAACTGGGGAGGATGAGGGAGAAGGCCAGACAGCAGTACGAGGAGAGGGTGGCGAAGGGAAGGGTGGAGGGGAGGAAGGAAATACTGAAGAAGAAGGAAGAGTTGATAGAGGAGGTCTTCAGGAAGGCGGAGGAGAGGCTGAGGAAGTACGTTTCTTCCAAGGAATACGAAAGGGACTTGGTGGAGCTCACCGTGAGGGCATGTAAGGGATTGGGTTCGACGGAAGTGGTGGTGGAAGCCAACGAGAGGGATCTACGGAGGCTGAAGGAAAGGGAGGAGGAGCTGGTGAGGAGGCTGGAAGGGGTAAGGCTTTCCTTCGGTGGACCACTGGAAACCCTCGGCGGGATAAGGCTGAGGTCCAAGGATGGAAGGATAGAGCTCGACGAGACCCTAGAAAACAGGATGAGGAGGGAGAGGGAAACCCTCCGCGTGAGGGTTGCCAAGCTTCTCTTCGAAGGATCCTGA
- a CDS encoding V-type ATPase 116kDa subunit family protein codes for MMLRPCRMRRFRVLFPQRFRERVLEALHERGVVQLKEVTEPAVGRRFPGEELQRLSSLLVRLREIHEALGPPSRPVEVKPLSGEQTAKRAEKLLSKLEDKWGPLKSAWQELEREREELLKRRELLEGIRELEVPMNLLRSTQEIHVLVGRMAAEKVVNFSREVEGALEGRAIVRSVGKGEKRTVVVVCRTGEKQKLSPLIYRFELELLELPPLEETPVEALKKIEEELGRLEGKREELEGKRRELAKKWAGEVSSLMELLEIHVERLRASSLLGYTESTVLLEGWVPAREEGLEGLLRSLTSGRMIFRTYEPEGEAPVKLENPPGLRNFELLTETYGLPRYDEVDPTPYLALTFPLFFAICLSDAAYGLLLALVMGSGLWVAKIFPPRLRKIVLAGSLLTVPVGCLLGGWFGGLFGRAPPLWVDPLKNPIPILKLAVFLGILQIVWGVVGGACLKDAFRKEWTRLFLVHLPQLFLVLGFFGLALCSLGVGLREFGLSFSFPKLSLVEAFSPLSPAPSPVPLFRLLFYLGLFLGMLGSALTAGSLLSGVGSSVNFAYGITGLVADAASYTRLTALCISSSIIAFAINYILGWIYESIAPPLQGISPVLVILFLAVLVLVFFLGHCFNLFVQSLGAFIHTMRLHYVEFFSKFYEGGGEKFSPFKVKRMFTRVKRR; via the coding sequence ATGATGCTCAGACCCTGTAGGATGAGGAGGTTCAGGGTCCTCTTCCCCCAGCGTTTCAGGGAAAGGGTGTTGGAAGCCCTGCATGAAAGGGGTGTGGTTCAACTCAAGGAAGTGACGGAGCCAGCGGTGGGTAGGAGGTTTCCGGGTGAGGAGCTGCAAAGACTTTCTTCCCTCCTAGTGAGGTTGAGGGAGATACACGAGGCACTGGGACCCCCCTCCAGACCGGTCGAGGTGAAACCCCTCTCGGGGGAACAAACGGCGAAGAGGGCGGAAAAACTCCTCTCAAAGCTGGAGGACAAGTGGGGACCCCTCAAGTCCGCCTGGCAAGAACTGGAGAGGGAGAGGGAAGAACTCCTGAAGAGGAGGGAACTCTTGGAGGGGATAAGGGAGCTGGAGGTTCCGATGAACCTCCTCCGTTCCACCCAGGAAATCCACGTTTTGGTGGGAAGGATGGCGGCGGAGAAGGTGGTGAACTTTTCCAGGGAGGTGGAGGGGGCACTGGAGGGGAGGGCCATCGTGAGGAGTGTCGGGAAGGGGGAAAAGAGGACGGTGGTGGTGGTTTGTAGGACAGGAGAGAAACAGAAACTTTCTCCCCTGATCTACAGGTTCGAGTTGGAGCTCCTCGAGCTTCCTCCGCTGGAAGAGACTCCGGTGGAGGCTCTCAAAAAGATCGAGGAAGAACTGGGAAGGCTGGAGGGGAAGAGGGAGGAGCTGGAGGGGAAGAGGAGGGAGCTGGCCAAGAAATGGGCCGGGGAGGTGAGTTCCCTGATGGAATTGTTGGAGATCCACGTGGAGAGGCTCAGGGCCTCCTCCCTCTTGGGATACACCGAAAGCACGGTTCTTCTGGAAGGATGGGTACCCGCAAGGGAGGAGGGCTTGGAGGGCCTCCTTCGTTCCCTCACCTCCGGCAGGATGATCTTCCGTACTTACGAACCCGAGGGAGAGGCACCCGTGAAACTGGAGAATCCTCCGGGCCTCAGGAACTTCGAACTCCTTACCGAGACCTATGGCCTTCCCCGCTACGATGAGGTGGATCCCACCCCCTATCTCGCCCTGACCTTTCCCCTCTTCTTCGCCATCTGCCTTTCCGATGCAGCCTATGGCCTCCTCCTCGCTTTGGTCATGGGCTCGGGCCTTTGGGTGGCGAAGATCTTCCCTCCCAGGCTCAGGAAGATCGTGCTCGCCGGTTCCCTTCTCACCGTTCCCGTTGGGTGCTTACTGGGAGGATGGTTCGGTGGGCTCTTTGGCAGGGCCCCTCCCCTTTGGGTGGATCCCCTGAAGAATCCCATCCCCATCCTCAAGCTCGCGGTCTTCCTGGGCATCCTTCAGATCGTGTGGGGAGTGGTGGGGGGAGCCTGTTTGAAGGATGCGTTCAGGAAGGAATGGACCAGACTCTTCCTAGTGCATCTCCCCCAGCTCTTCTTGGTGCTCGGTTTCTTCGGTTTGGCCCTTTGCTCCCTGGGCGTGGGTCTCAGGGAATTCGGTCTTTCCTTCAGCTTTCCCAAGCTGAGCCTGGTGGAGGCCTTCAGCCCCCTTTCCCCCGCTCCCTCCCCCGTCCCGCTCTTCAGACTCCTCTTCTACCTGGGACTCTTCCTGGGTATGCTGGGTTCGGCCCTCACCGCCGGCTCCCTTCTCTCCGGAGTGGGTAGTTCCGTCAACTTCGCCTACGGCATTACGGGTTTGGTGGCGGATGCCGCCTCCTACACCAGGCTTACCGCCCTCTGCATTTCCTCGAGCATCATAGCCTTCGCCATCAACTACATCTTGGGCTGGATCTACGAGAGCATAGCTCCCCCCTTGCAGGGAATTTCCCCCGTTCTGGTCATCCTCTTCCTCGCCGTGTTGGTCTTGGTCTTTTTCTTGGGACACTGTTTCAACCTCTTCGTACAGAGCCTTGGGGCCTTCATCCATACCATGCGTCTCCACTACGTGGAGTTCTTTTCGAAGTTCTACGAGGGAGGAGGGGAAAAGTTCTCACCCTTCAAGGTTAAAAGGATGTTCACACGAGTAAAGAGGAGATAA
- a CDS encoding adenylate kinase has product MRLIIFGPPGAGKGTYGKKISERYGIPHIASGDLIREEIGKGTPLGRKFKEYVEKGLLGPDEDVIELVKERLSLPDCSKGFILDGFPRTLRQAETLELLCPPDLVLNLDVGEEILVKRLSSRRICSKCGAIYNLVSLPPKEPGKCDRCGGELYQREDDKPEVIRKRLEEYQKLTKPLLDFYARKGILKTITLHEEVGVEEGVARVMKVLEGR; this is encoded by the coding sequence ATGAGGCTCATCATCTTTGGTCCTCCGGGCGCAGGAAAGGGAACGTACGGAAAGAAAATCTCTGAAAGGTATGGCATTCCCCACATAGCCTCTGGGGACCTGATAAGGGAGGAGATAGGAAAGGGAACTCCCCTGGGAAGGAAGTTCAAGGAATATGTGGAAAAGGGATTGCTGGGACCGGACGAGGATGTCATAGAACTCGTAAAGGAAAGACTTTCCCTTCCGGACTGTTCCAAGGGATTCATCCTGGACGGTTTTCCCCGGACGCTCCGCCAGGCGGAGACCCTCGAACTCCTCTGTCCCCCCGACCTCGTACTCAACCTCGACGTGGGGGAGGAAATCCTCGTGAAGAGGCTCTCTTCCCGCAGGATTTGCAGCAAATGTGGGGCCATCTACAACCTCGTCTCCCTTCCCCCCAAGGAGCCCGGGAAGTGTGATAGGTGTGGGGGGGAACTCTATCAACGGGAGGACGACAAACCCGAAGTCATCAGGAAAAGACTGGAGGAATACCAGAAATTGACCAAACCCCTCTTGGACTTCTACGCACGTAAGGGCATTCTGAAAACCATCACCCTGCATGAGGAAGTAGGGGTGGAGGAAGGTGTGGCAAGGGTGATGAAGGTTTTGGAAGGGAGATGA
- a CDS encoding DUF2124 family protein, which produces MGGQKGIAGMTKAFRKMMEEFGTGKKILFLGSEAVCLPFAELLAYACRDLGDSFYFAPGGEPGKAVELRYRSPYGFQTGRRVKPGKADILVVMGGLALPASGVEVEKIKGLFPSLLKKGGKVVGFSFMGVLEKRGWNRKLKFDRLLDVRVGRIRVK; this is translated from the coding sequence ATGGGTGGTCAGAAGGGGATAGCGGGAATGACCAAGGCCTTTAGAAAGATGATGGAGGAGTTTGGAACCGGAAAGAAGATTCTTTTCTTGGGCTCCGAGGCCGTCTGTCTTCCCTTCGCCGAACTCTTGGCGTACGCCTGCAGGGACCTGGGAGACTCCTTCTACTTCGCCCCCGGCGGGGAGCCGGGAAAGGCGGTGGAGCTGAGGTACAGGTCACCTTACGGTTTCCAGACGGGGAGAAGGGTCAAACCAGGAAAGGCGGACATCCTGGTGGTGATGGGTGGTTTGGCCCTTCCAGCGAGCGGAGTGGAGGTGGAAAAAATAAAGGGGCTCTTCCCCTCCCTTTTGAAGAAGGGAGGTAAAGTGGTGGGCTTCAGCTTCATGGGCGTCCTAGAAAAGAGGGGATGGAACAGGAAGCTGAAGTTCGATCGTTTGCTAGATGTTCGGGTGGGAAGAATAAGGGTAAAATGA